The sequence CAGGTCGTGGGCGATGAGCGCGGTGCGCAGTTCCTCGGCCCGGTTCTCCTGGAAGGGGCTGCGGCGCAGCTGTGGCTTGAACATGCGCTCCTGGCGGGGGAAGTACTCCCACACCGGGCCGGTGACCGTGAAGCCCGTCCCGTCGGCCCGGCCGAGCACGTTGACGACGTCCCCGATGACGTGGGCGACGATCCCCACGTCGTACGCCGTCATGTCGGGGGCGCGCCGCAGTCCGTACGCCGAGCAGAAGTCGGTGACGCCGAGCCGCAGGGCCAGCACCCGGTCGCGGTGGGCGGCGACGGTGTCGGCGATGCCCCGGAGGGTCTCCCGGCGGGTCTCCAGGTGGAGCAGCTCGGGCGATTCGAGCACGGGCATGGCGAAGAAGCGCCGTCCGGCGGCGGCCTCGGCCTTGGTCAGGGCCTCCAGGAAGGGCACACCGCGTTCGCGGGTGAACTTGGGGAGTACGAATCCGGACAGCAGCCGGGCCGACGCACCGAGGCGGCGCGCGAGGTCGGTGATCTGTTCCGGTTCGCGGACGCGGATGAACAGCAGCGGCAGCTCGACGGAGCGCGCGTCGAGGTCGGCGAACTGCCGGACCAGGTTCTCCTCGGCCCCGGCGACCTCGGAGTCGTCGATGGAGTCCTCCAGGCACAGCACCATGGAGACGACCCCGCGCCCGGCCAGCTTGACGATGTCGTCGGCGAGCCGGGGCCGGGTGGCGGGGCTGTAGAGCGTGGCGCCCAGGGCGACGGAGAGGAGGGAGGCCGGTGAGTCCGCGTCGAACGCGCAGGGTTCCTGGAAGAAGAGCCCGTCCTTCGCAGCAGCTGCAATATGCCCGAAATGACGCATGCAATTCCCCCCGTACTCTCTGACCGATCGGACAACGTGTGGCCGGTAATAGTACGTACGAACGGGCATCGGCAGTTCCCTGCCCAGGTGAATTAAGGGTGGCGTGCCCGTTTCGCGCTCGTTTCGAAGGGGGCGGACCGGGTGAATCGGACCCGCCGCCCGAATGCCGGCCACGCCCCCCACGTTGTCCGCACGGGCGGCCAGCAGGCAGGATGACCAGCATGACGCACGCGATGGTGAAAGGCTCGAACGTCCCTCTCGACGCCATGGCCGTACGGGCCGTGCTGCGCTGGACGCCGGGTACCGGGGTGCCCGATGTGGACGCCTCGGCCCTGCTGCTCGGCGCGGGCGGGCGCGTGCGCTCGGACGAGGACTTCGTCTTCTACAACCAGCCCCGCCACCCGTCCGGCCTCGTGCGCAGGCTGCCCAAGCGCAGCCTGCCCGAGGGCCTGACGGACACCATCGAGGCCGACCTCAACGCGCTCGACCCGTCGGTCGACCAGGTGGTCATCGCCGCGTCCTCGGACGGCGCCGCCTTCGGAGCCGTACGCGATCTGCGCATCCTGATCCACGACGCGGCGGCGGCCGGCGGCGAACCGCTCGCCGTGTT is a genomic window of Streptomyces sp. NBC_00708 containing:
- a CDS encoding HpcH/HpaI aldolase/citrate lyase family protein — encoded protein: MRHFGHIAAAAKDGLFFQEPCAFDADSPASLLSVALGATLYSPATRPRLADDIVKLAGRGVVSMVLCLEDSIDDSEVAGAEENLVRQFADLDARSVELPLLFIRVREPEQITDLARRLGASARLLSGFVLPKFTRERGVPFLEALTKAEAAAGRRFFAMPVLESPELLHLETRRETLRGIADTVAAHRDRVLALRLGVTDFCSAYGLRRAPDMTAYDVGIVAHVIGDVVNVLGRADGTGFTVTGPVWEYFPRQERMFKPQLRRSPFQENRAEELRTALIAHDLDGLLREIELDRANGLLGKTCIHPSHVAPVHALSVVSHEEFSDAQDILRPERNGGGVLRSAYTNKMNEVKPHRAWAERTLLRAEVFGVAGEDVGFVDLLAACLAE